The Aliivibrio salmonicida LFI1238 genome contains the following window.
CCTTTTCTTGGCTTAGTAGCTGCAAAATGTTGTCGTGATTTTTGTTGGTCATTTCAAGAGATAAGGCGGAATTTTCGATGGCTTTTGCCATGGTTGAAATATTGGTGGTGGCTTGCAATAAGGTGTTTTGCAGTGGGCGAAGAATAAACCAATAGAAGCAGGCAATAATGGTGACTAAGGCAAGAACAACAAGAGAGAGTAACAAAATAACTTTAAAAGTCAGATCATCAAAAAATTGTGAGCTGCTTTCTGAGAGTGTTTCTTTAGATTGCTTTAGAAAGGTCGGCAGTGTTCTAAGGGAATTGGATGAAATATCAACCAGATTATTAATATTTTCAATCGTTTGGTAAATGTGTTCTTGCTGCTCTGGTGTGAGGTTTCTATTTTTTGCGATTAGCTCAAGGGAGTTGGCCATTTTTTGCATCGCTTGTGCGCCTTGTTCGGCCGATTGCTCAAGGCCTTTTATATCAACAGTGGCATTAATGCTGACGAGTGGCTGAGTGATTTGTTCTTCAGTATTGGCAAAACTAACAGAAGCGAACATGGTTAATAGAAGCAACAACGTGTATTTCATTTTTTATCCCTTGAGTAATACATCCTATTATAGAGTCACTATAGAAAGAAATCGCTTCTATTACTATGGGTTAGCCCGAATTAAACAAATGGTTTCAGGGTTTAAAGATAGAATATAGTGCCGCAGCAAAGTACAATACGCCCCATCTTCGGAATACGGTGAAACTCCGTAACGGGCGCGCCACTGTAAGAATACATTGAGTATTTAAGTCAGATACGAAGGGTTCGGTTTACAAGAAGTAAACTATTTTACTAGGTACGCGATTTACAGGAGTTACCATGCATTGGCCGGCGTTTAAATCTTTTCTCATCACGTTTTCGTTATTCTTGTCATTCTCATCAATGGCTGACACCATATATCCGCTCTCTTTAACCGATGGTTTAGGCAATCAAGTCATCATTGAAAAAGAGCCAATTAAGATCTCATCGAAAACGTTGTTTACTGACGCGGTATTATTAGAATTGGTTGATAATAATCGCTTATCCAGTCTAACTGATTTAGCGGATAACCCAAACTACTCAGCAGTAAAAGACATTCTTCCTAAATCGGTTCCGCTATTGGCGCTTAATGTAGAAATGATCATTGCGAATCGCCCTGATATCGTTTTTGCTGCTAATTGGAGCGATGCTTCAAAATTAGCCATTATTGAAAGTGCAGGTATTCCTGTTTATAGAATTCAAACCCCAAAAACTATCGCTGAAATTGAAGCCGAGATTTTACGTGTTGGTGATATTGTTAATCGCCGAGACGCTGCAGAAAAAGTGATTGAGATGATGCATTCTCGATTACGTAATCATTTAATTCACCCTAAGAAGGCGCTAAGAGCTCTTGATTATAATCCTTGGGGAACCTCAAGTGGCCAAGATTCCACGTGGGATGAAGTATTAGAACAAGCGGGATTAGAAAATGCGATTGAAGGGTTAGTCAGTGATAAATATGGGCAAGTGCCAGTATCAAAAGAAATGGTGATTGTGCTTAATCCTGATGTGTTGTTTATTCCGGCTTGGGTTTATGGCGATGATAATGGCGCTGAGAAATTTAGACAAACGATCTTATCTGATCCGTCATTACAATCGGTAACGGCGATCAAAGAAGGGCGGGTTTATCAAATGCCACATGTATTAAGAAGTGTGTATAACCAGTACATTGTTGATGCAATCCTATTCGTTAACCATTCTGCCTATAAGAAACAATGATGCCATTTTATCGATTAACGTCATTTCAAATATTGGTTTCAGTCAGCCTATTTATTGGGTTGTTTTTCACTTATCTAAGTGTCGGAGCTGTTCATATTCCAATTATAGATATACTTGCTATGTTTAAAAGCTATGTGCTTGGTGGCAGTGAATTGGCTGCGAAAGAGCATCCTTTGGCCTCTGCCATTGTGTTGCATATTCGATTACCAAGAGCCTGTGCCGCAATATTAGCGGGTGGGGCATTGGCATTAGCGGGTGCATGTACGCAAGGCTTATTTAAAAACCCACTCGCGAGTCCTGATGTATTGGGGGTCAGTTCGGGCAGCAGCTTTGGTGCAGTGGTTGCGATAGTGACGGGCTTTTCATTTATGAACCCAATGTGGTTGCCAATTTTTACCACGGTGGGTGCGTTGGCAGCATCCGCGTTTATTTATGTGTTGGCTTCACGTCATTCATCTTCTCAAATTTTGTTTTTAATCTTAACGGGGTTGGCATTATCTAGCTTGCTTGGCGGAGCTAGAATGGGTCTGCTATTAATGGCTCAACAATACGAAGTTAGCCAATTTGTGTTTTGGGCAATGGGGGGCTTAGATGGGCGCATGTGGCAACATTTGTTATGGCCTGCTCCCGTGATTATTGTTGTGTCTATATTGCTGCTCAAAGAAAGTCGTTCATTGAATTTGTTAGCCTTGGGTGAAGAAAGTGCTCACGGAATGGGGTTAAACATCAAGAAAACACGCTTTAAATTATTGATGTTTGCAACGCTGCTTACCGCGATGTCGATAGCGATTGCAGGGCCGATTGGATTCATTGGGTTAATGGTGCCGCATTTGGTGCGTTTGCTTGTTGGCCCTGCTCATGAAAAGTTATTGCCATTCTCAGCTATCTTCGGTGTGATTTTCTTACTTGTGTGTGATTTGTTAGGTCGCTGGATTATCGCGCCAAACGAATTAAAAGCGGGGATCATTACCTCCTTCATTGGTGGTTGTTACTTCATTGGCTTGATTATTCGATTTCAAAGAAAGGGGCGTTTAGCATGAAGCCATTATTAACCGTCTCTAATTTGAGTTACCAAGTGGGAGCCAAAACGCTACTAAAAGACATTTCCTTTTCGATGAGTGCAGGTGAACTGGTTGGCGTGATAGGGCCTAATGGCGCAGGTAAAAGTACGTTAATGAAATGCATTAGTGGATTTCAAGCGTATTCACAGGGAGAGATCATTATTGATGGCGAATTGCTATCTAGCCTTTCTCATATTGACCGAGCATTAAGTATGAGTTATTTACCTCAATACAGCGAAGCAGCATTCCCATTCAGTGTGATGGAAACCATAGGATTAGGTTTTCATGCAAAGCAACAGAAAACACTGATCTCTAAAGCGGTGATTGAAGAGCAAAGCCAAGCCGCATTAGAAAGAGTCGGTATTGGGCATTTACATCATCGTACCGTGACTGATTTATCGGGCGGTGAGAAGCAGCTTGTTCACTTTGCTCGTTTATTGGTGCAAGGTACGCCATTAATGCTGCTTGATGAACCGACAGCCAGTTTGGATATTGGTCATGAATCGCAGTTAATGAATGTGCTTCATCAAGAATGTAAAAACGGAAAGTCAGCCTTGGTTGCGATTCACAACCTTAATACGGCCGCAGAATTTTGTGATCGCTTAATTTTGATTAATAACGGTGAAGTGATGGCAGAAGGTAAGCCTAATGAAGTATTGAGTGAAGAGAATATCCGATCTTTATATCAAGACTTAGTGATGGTTTCTCATCATGCAGTGACAGGAAATACGATAGTCTCTCCGTATAAAAAGTAATTCAACATTTAGATAGTAAACATAAAAAATCCAGAGCCTCGTTTGAGAACTCTGGATTTTTTGTTATTAGCTTCGCTTACTATTATTCACACGGTGGTGCCATGTGAATTAACGCCAAACCACCCAGAGAGGTTTCACGGTATTTACGGTTCATGTCTTTACCTGTTTGATACATGGTATCGATCACTTTATCGAGCGAGATAAGACACTTACTTGTGCGTTTAAGAGCCATACGAGAGGCGTTAATTGCTTTCATTGAGCCCATTGCATTACGTTCAATACAAGGCACTTGAACAAGACCGCCGATTGGGTCGCACGTCATACCTAACGAATGTTCCATCGCAATTTCAGCTGCCATACAAATTTGCTCATTACTGCCACCGCGAAGTGCCGTTAAGCCAGCGGCAGCCATTGATGATGAAACACCAACCTCACCCTGACAACCCACTTCAGCCCCAGAAATAGACGCATTGGTTTTATATAAAATACCAATGGCACCAGATACCGCTAAGAAATCTTTCAGTTGCTTAGTGTCTAGCTCTTTAATGAAGCGATGGTAATACATCAGTACACCAGGAATAACACCTGCCGCACCATTAGTTGGGGAGGTAACCACTTGGCCACCCGCCGCGTTTTCTTCGCTTACCGCAAACGCGAATAAGTTAATCCAATCCATGATTTCCATAGGATCACTTTCAATAGAAGCATTTGCTTCCAGTTTTTTTAATAATGCAGGCGCACGACGAACCACGTTTAAGCCACCGTCAAGAATGCCTTCGGTTTGGAAACCTCGTTCCATACACAATGACATGACTTTCCAAATTTGGTCGGCTTTCGCATCAATCGCTTCCATTGGTTGAAAAGAAACTTCGTTACGCAGAATAAAGCTGCCTAAGCTTAGGCCTTGCTTCTCAGCTTTTTCTAGCATCTCGTCCGCAGATTTGAATGGGAACTCGACTTCAACACCCGTCGCGCTTTTGCCATTAGTTAGCTCATCAGCGGTTGCAATAAATCCGCCGCCTACGGAATAGTAAGTTTCTATAGCCAGTTGTTGGCCTGCGGCATCAAAGATTGAAATCGTCATGCCGTTTTCGTGTAATGGCAAATTGGTTTTATGAAAAAGCATATCAGTTTCATAATCAAAGGTGATTTCGTGAGCACCTGCGATATGCAATACCTTATCTTCAATGGCTTTTTTCATTGCCAAGTTTGCACTGGTTATCTTGATGGTATCTGGACGGTTACCTAGTAAACCTAAAATGGTTGCGCGATCGGTATGGTGACCAATCCCCGTTAATGAAAGAGAACCATAAAGATCCACCTGCACGCGAGCCACTTGATCTAAATGAGGTTGGATAAGTTGGGTAAAATTATACCCCGCAATCATAGGACCATTTGTGTGTGAGCTAGATGGCCCAACACCGATTTTGTAGATATCAAAGATAGACAGCATAGACATTACCTATTTACAAAAGTGCAGCAAAACCAAGAATGTAGATGAGTGAGCATCATCTACAGGTGTTGCTATTATAATTATTAAGTTTAGTTGTTTTGTAGATTTGTGCTTAAAAATGACGAATCCCAAGAACTAACAACTAGGACCTGAGATTAAGGTGGTGGAACGTAACATAAATAAGAGGTGACAAATACCCCAAAAAATAAAGGGTAAAGGGGTATTTAGAAGATAACCAGAGGTAACAGTTGAATACATGAAGTTAGACATAATATAAGATGTCATATTTACACAATGTCACTGTAGGACGTCGATAATTATGGATGGCACAGAAAAAACACCCGAAGGTTTTATTCATGGAATAGTGTTAGATAACAAGGGTGGAATGAAAAGTCTTTCTTGGGAAGATAGTTGTCAGGTATGGGCTAGAAATGAAGATATTTGGTTGCATTGCTATTATACCGATGAAGAGATTCATCAGTGGCTGAGTGATAATACAGAATTAAACGAAATTGTATTGGACAGTTTATTCAGTGAAGACAGCCGTCCTCATATTTTAAGTCGAAATAATAACGTATTAGCTGTTTTTCGAGGCATTAACTTAAACCCTAATGCGGAACCGGAAGATATGGTTTCATTGCGAGTATGGACTGATGGAAAATGAATGGTCAGTACCCGTAAGCGCATTCTACTTTCTACTCAAGACATACTAAAACATTTAAACGAAGGTCATGGGCCTAAAGATATACCCGAGCTCTTGGTTGAATGGATTGATCGTATAGTAAGAAAAATGTCTGATACGGTCGATAATCTTGAAGATGAGTTATTAATACAAGAAGAAGCCTTAGAAGGCGATGATCTTAGGGAGATACGAAGCTCATTACTTAAAATAAGAAAGCAAAGTATTGGTATGCGTCGTTATCTTGCACCACAGCGTGAAGCGATGAATAAGCTAATTAACGAGCCTCTAAATTGGTTAAATGATATGCATCGTTTGAATTTAAGAAGCATTTCAGAACGTCAAATTAGACATATTGAAGATATTGATGTGTTAAGAGAAAGATCGGGCATGATTCAAGAAGAAATCAGTAATCAAATGTCAGAGCAAATAAACCAACGATCTTATGTTTTGACGCTTATTGCGGCGATCTTTTTACCACTGAGTTTCTTTACTGGCTTAATGGGGATCAATGTTGGCGGAATGCCAGGGGTTGAATCAAGCATCGCATTTTGGATTGTAACGTTGATTTGTATTGGTATTTCTCTTGGACTTATTGGTTTGTTCTTTTGGCGAAAATGGGTTTAAAAGAAAAGCATGAGTGATTCGACGGCACTCATGCTCGTTGTTATTTAATCGCTAGACCTTTGTTATTTAAGTACCCTTTAATGTGAGGGCGTGATTCTTGAGATAGCTTGCTTGTAATTTGCTCCGACCATGAACTTTGCTTTTGATTGCTGTTACGTGTGGCGTAATACTGCAACATGGTTTCATCGTATTCATGGATTTTGTTTTTATCTAATGGCTTGTACGTATTTTCATGAACAATAACCTCAGGACTTAAAAGTGGTTTTTGTTGTGGCGTTTGATCGGGATGACCTAAGCACATGCCAAATAACACTGCAGTGTGTTGAGGCAACTCAAGTAAATCGTCCACTTCTTGAGCATGAGTTCGTAAACCGCCAATATACACGCCACCTAAGCCCATTGATTCTGCCGCGAGTAAGCAGTTTTGTGCCATTATTCCTGCATCGACAGCACCAATCAGTGTTAGCTCTGTATATTCAGCTTTTACGTCAGGATTCATTTCATGATGACGTTGAAAATCAATACAAAAAACCAGAAACTCAGCGGCACCTTCAACATAAGGCTGGCCGCCAGAAAGTTCAACTAGTGCTTTTCTCTTTTCCATATCAGTGATACGAATAATTGAGTTTACTTGAAGTAAGCTTGACGAAGAGGCGGCAATTCCTGCGCTAATGATGGTATCTAATTGCACTTTAGAAATAGGGTCATTGGTAAAAACACGGATTGAACGGTGATCTAAAATAGTGTTGATAACTGGGTTCATAAATAGTCCATCATTAATATTCTGATTGAAATAAGGATTAATAGAGCATGTAGGTGTGAAGCTCTGGTCTCTTTATATAAAGATAAGGTCTTATTGATAGAATTCAAGGTAGAGTCGATATTCTATCAATAATTAGATGATTGTTTTCTTATGTGAAAAGCATGAGTAAATCAGTCACTACTCATGCTTTACCTATTACATACCAAAGAAAGTGCCTACGGCTAACCCTAAGAAAATCACTGCCGTTACGCGGTGAATTAAGGTTAATGGCAACTTATCAGCAGAAAATTTACCAATTAGAACAACGGGCACATTCGCCAATAACATACCTATTGTCGTACCCAGAATAACCCAACTAAGGGCATCGGCATTTTGAGCGCCTAAAATGGAAGTGGCTATTTGAGTTTTGTCCCCAATTTCAGCAATGAAAAAGGCAATGAAACTGGCAACAAAAGGACCTCGGTTTGAGATTTTTTCGTCATCATCCAATTTATCTGGGATCAAGACCCAACCAGCCATTATGACAAAGCTGATAATTAGAGCCCACTTTAAGGTTTCAGGTGTTAGGTAATCGGCAACGACAACCCCTAAATAGGCGGCTAAGGTGTGGTTTAACAGAGTTGCAAAAAAGATCGCAGCAATAATAGGGATTGGTTTTCGGTATCTACTGGCAAGCAGTAAAGAGAGGAGTTGGGTTTTATCACCGATTTCCGCTAAGGCGACGGTGGTTATTGATATGGCTAGTACACTCACGACATTACTCATTTGGGCGGGATTATTATTATAAGTCCATAGAAAAACCTCACGCCCACCCAATGGTTCGTGATGTTAATCTAAGGTCTTGCCGAACAAGTTGCTCATGCTTGTCTCGTATACCATGATGATTTTGCATCAATTATGTTGATATACGAACTTTCTGCTTATTTTGCCTAAGCGATTAAAACAAGAAAGCGGGCTACTCCCCAAAGAGTAAGGGCGTGATAATAGGGGAATCGTCCTCTAGATTCAAGTCAGGGTATTGTGAGAAAGTGTAAATTATGCAGTTTGCGCGTGTCATCGTGGCATTTTTTTCGCATCTATTTTTATAGGTTCGTATTATAATCCGTTCCATTCAATCACCTTATGTAACTGGCGCTATGGATCTTATTCAACTCTCTCGTATTAATTTTAAACAACTGACGGCTCTGCATGTAATGCTGTCTACCCACAGTGTTACTCAAAGCGCTGAAATTTTATACATGAGTCCATCCAGTGTCAGTAAAACGTTATCGCAATTACGATCATTGCTTGGTGATGAACTTTTTTATCGCGATGGTACGCAACTTATCCCAACGGCTTTTGCGCTAAAAGTGGGGCCGACAGTGCACCTTATTTTAAACAATATGAATGGATTGTTGAATCAGTCATCTTTTGAACCAAAGGCATTTACGGGGAAGTTTTCATTGTCTATGCGTGAGAGTACGCTTGAAATTTTTGCACCGATTATCAGTGATATTTTATCCAATCAAGCGCCTCATGCTCACATTGATATTCACTCTAAAGAACAACTTGGTTTCGATGCGCTCTTGAGTGGGCAAGTGGATGCCATTATTCTACCGCATGATAAAAGTCAGCCACCAACGAATGAAAAGCAGTTAGTGTGGGAAACCGTGATTGACGATGAAATGGTGTGCTTAATGAAATCAAATCATCCATTAGCGACAAAACCCCTTACGGTTGAGAATTACTTAACGTATAAGCACATTGGTATTTTTGATAAAGAATTAAATCAGCCTTATTTTGAGCAGTTGCTAACGCAGCAACATCAACCGAGAAACATGGCAATGTCAGTGGCTGATTTTGGCAGTGCGGCGGCGATGTGCCATCATTCTGATTTTTTATTTACCTGTTCTAAAAAGTGGTTTGAAGTAGCAAAAAAAGCGCAAGATTTAATTGAAAAACCGCTGCCTTTTGGTTACGGACAGGTTGTTTACAGTGTGGTTTATAATAAGTTAAGTTTGAATGACCAAGCGTTGAACTGGTTATTGAATCGCATAAAGAATTAGAAGAACTAATATAAAAAGAGAAATAATGCCTAGGTTCCAAGAATAACCGACACACTTTGGTATAGATTTGAGAGTCAGTTGCCTATAAGCTTCAAGCTCTCACACAATCAACTAAGGTAACCCCATGGGATACCAATATAAGCAACTGACACTAGGTGAAAGATACCAGATTGAAGCGTGGAATACACATAGTATTTCTGCTCGTGAAATAGGACAAAAATTAAAACGGAGCAATGGCTCCATTTCAAAGGAACTACGACGTTGTCCTGCTGGAAGCTATTCTGCCGAGCAAGCGCATAAACACGCTTTCCAAAAAAGAACACTTTCGATTAAGCACACAAAATGCAGCCAAAAGAATAAAAAAATAATTCACCTATATCTTCAGCTTGGTTGGAGCCCAGAGCAAATATCTGGACGAATGCGTAGAGAAAAAATAGAAAATACAATATGTTGCAGTACTATTTACAACGCAATTAAAAGAGAGCAGTGGCAAAGGATGCTTGCTCGAAAAGGCAAAAAATACAAACAACGCAAAGGTGTAGAAGCAGGAGCAAGACTCATTCCTAACCGCATTGATATATCTCAACGCCCTGCTATTGTCGATGATAAATCTGAGGTTGGTCACTGGGAAGGTGACACTGTTTATGGTCAAGACGGGTATTTAGTAACGATGGTAGAACGAGTGTCTAAGCTATTAGTTACGTGCAAAGTACGCAATAAATCCAAAAAGGCCGTTACTCGCGGGATAAATCGCATGATGAAGCCCTTTAAAGAGCTTTGCAAAACAATCACATTTGATAATGGCGGAGAGTTCGCAGGTCATGCTAAGATAGCTAAGCATCTGAACTGTGACATTTATTTTGCTAAACCTTACCATTCTTGGCAACGAGGTTTGAATGAAAATACCAATGGTTTACTAAGACGTTTTTTCCCAAAGGGAATGGCCATTGGAGAACTTACTGCAAAAGAGATTAAACAGGCAGAGTTTTTGATTAATTCTCGACCTAGAAAGACATTAAATTTTCTGAGTCCGAGCGAGTTTTTAAACGGTAAGAGTGTGTCGGTTATTGTTACGATCTAGCATGTTAACCTTTCTCTTTCATCGACATAACATGATATAGACTCTATTTACCAAGGTGTTCACATGGATTTACAACAAGAAAATAGTATTGCAGAACACTCATTAGAGCGTATTTATCCAAAGCAGCTCAATCGAGATGAAAAAAGTCATCAAGAGGTATTGGATATTCATTTAGAACGTTATCAATTTGCCTCGGAACAATTACACGGAACCGACGTTCTAGACATCGCGTGTGGTTGTGGTTACGGAACGGCATTAATGGCAGAAGTGCATCCTGACAAACAATTTGTTGGTGTAGATGTTGATCCTAAAGCCGTTGAATACGCAAAAATACATTATCAAGCAGATAACCTCCGCTATGAGTGCGGTAATGGTATGAGTTTCACTCTGAAAAAAACGGATGATTCAGCACATACATTCGATACCATTATTAGTTTAGAAACCATTGAGCACGTTCCTGAACCTCAAAAAATGGTGACGCATCTATTGACGCAATTAAGCGATAAAGGGGTGATGATCGCGTCTGTACCTACAACACCAACGGTTGATGGTAATCCACATCATCTGCATGATTTTACGGTTGCTTCTTTTTATCGTTTGTTTTCTGCCTCTGATTACCAAGCAGGTGAAACGTTTGAGCAGATCCAGTATTGGGAATTTAAAGGGCTTTTTTCTAAAAAAGAGTCGAAAGAAAATCGCTCTCAAGGTGTCGGTCGAAACATCATTAAACATTACGTTAAAAAGCCAAGTGCGTTGTTTTTTAGAGTGCAGTCGATATTAACCAAAGGGTTAAATAATCGATACTTAACCGCGGTGTTTTCTAAGTAACTGTATTTAAATCAAATGCAGATCTCTAGTGAGAAGCGTAATTTTAAGTATAAACCGAAGGGGTGATAACGCTTCGCCCTAATCGTTTTACTAAACTCGCCTCAAATTCATTCATTTGTGTTTCATTGCACTTATCCCATGCTAGCGCTTCACCAACCACACCATGATGCTGAAATGCATTCAGTCGAATTTGAATGTATTCTGGTAATGTTTTTAAGTACGCACTAATCGCGTCTATTTCGGTGAGTAAATCGGTTTTATTGGGGATATACAACAAGCGAACTTCATGCAATTTATTATGTTGTTGTAAAAAATTGATGGAGTGTAATACACGGTGATTTTCTCTGCCGACCAACCATAAATGCGTGTCGTTCTGCCATGCTTTTAAATCAATCATTGTGCCATCAAGATAAGGCAATACTTTTGTCCAACCTTGCTCTGATAAGCTGCCATTACTGTCAATAAAACACGTAAGGTGGCCGAGTGATTTTTCTGATTTGATGGCTTTAAAGTATTCAATAATAAACGGCAATTGTAGGGTTGCTTCACCACCCGAAATAGTAACGCCACTTAAAAATGGAGCGTATTTTTTCGTGAGTTCGAGCAGCTTTTCTACCGAATATGTCGTTATTTTTGGATTTGATTTACTTGGACAGACATCAATGCATTTATCACATTGAGTACACAGCGCTTCATTCCAAATTACTTTTCTACTTGGTGAATCATCAAAGGTTAATGCCCCTGTCGGACAAGGCTCAACGCAATCACCACAATGATCACAGTGATTAATGGTATGAGGGTTATGACAAGTAATACAATCGTAATTACAGCCTTGTAGAAAGATCACAAGGCGGTTGCCAGGGCCATCAACACAAGAAAAGGTCAGCACTTTGCTGACCATTCCTGTTTTATCATAGTTGATGGTATCGCTGCTTAATGGGGAAGCGTTTACCATAATATGAACTATTCTGCGTAAGTTGGTGTGATTTCTAATGCCGCTACACGTGGCTTACGATTTAATATTCCCGTGTTCTTTGCCGCTTCGGCACCTAAGAATGTGGTATTAGTGCGAGAACCTTCATCGTCAAATTTTGCAATATCAGACAACTTGATCATATAGCCAGTCACACGAACTAAATCATTCGATGCAACGTTTGCTGTAAATTCACGATAGCCAGAGTGCAGAGCCCCTTTTGCTAAATTAAACATCGCTTCTGGGTTTGATTTTACCGTTTCATCGATAGTCAAAATATCACTGATGCCTGATGTGTAATATTGATGATGCCCAGCGGTTGCTTGCACATAAGACACTGGATCTGGTTCTGTACCATAAGGAATACGAACACCAGGAGTTACATCAATATCTAAGCTAATGCCACCTTGAGCATGAAGCAATGCTTTGCCGTGGTAACCGTATTTTACGTCAGTCGCATCAACAATTTCAGAAAGCTGTTTAGAGATAGCGTGACCTAATTGGTTCGCGACGTCATCGTGGCCATATTTTGCGGTAATGCTTTCTTTCTGAACAATAGGCGCCTACGGCGCAAATCAAAAGGACTCAACCTCTTCCATTGTTGCCAATAAATCGTTTATCCTATCGCCATGCACGCATATAAACCCCTGAAACAATTATTTAATAGTCAAAATAACTGGCTTAAATTTCTTCATAATAACAAAGCTAACCTAAGAGCGGTCGTGATTGAAAATGTCACAAAGATGCTGTCCTGTGGGACAGCGGCTTTTGGCTCTCGCGAATATCATTGTTGCAACCCTGACTGTACCCATATCAAATATATTCACCAAACCTGTAAATCTCGAGCGTGCAGTAGCTGTGGCATGAAAGCCACAGAGCGATGGATACAAAAGCAACAACATGTCTTCCCTGAATGCGAATATCAACACATCACCTTTACCCTTCCAAACACGCTATGGCCTATCTTTCGTCATAACCGTTGGCTGTTAAATAAATTATTCAAATGTGCTGCAAACATTCTGCTGGGATGGGCAAAAGATAAAGGAATAGATGTCGGTATCTTTTGTGCTCTTCATACTTACGGTCGAAAACTGAATTGGAATACGCACTTACATTTATCGGTCACTCGTGGGGGAATTTGTGAACGTACCGGTTTATGGAAACCCATTTACTTCCAAATGAAAACGACAGAGCCTTGTTGGAGAG
Protein-coding sequences here:
- a CDS encoding ABC transporter substrate-binding protein, whose protein sequence is MADTIYPLSLTDGLGNQVIIEKEPIKISSKTLFTDAVLLELVDNNRLSSLTDLADNPNYSAVKDILPKSVPLLALNVEMIIANRPDIVFAANWSDASKLAIIESAGIPVYRIQTPKTIAEIEAEILRVGDIVNRRDAAEKVIEMMHSRLRNHLIHPKKALRALDYNPWGTSSGQDSTWDEVLEQAGLENAIEGLVSDKYGQVPVSKEMVIVLNPDVLFIPAWVYGDDNGAEKFRQTILSDPSLQSVTAIKEGRVYQMPHVLRSVYNQYIVDAILFVNHSAYKKQ
- a CDS encoding FecCD family ABC transporter permease; this translates as MPFYRLTSFQILVSVSLFIGLFFTYLSVGAVHIPIIDILAMFKSYVLGGSELAAKEHPLASAIVLHIRLPRACAAILAGGALALAGACTQGLFKNPLASPDVLGVSSGSSFGAVVAIVTGFSFMNPMWLPIFTTVGALAASAFIYVLASRHSSSQILFLILTGLALSSLLGGARMGLLLMAQQYEVSQFVFWAMGGLDGRMWQHLLWPAPVIIVVSILLLKESRSLNLLALGEESAHGMGLNIKKTRFKLLMFATLLTAMSIAIAGPIGFIGLMVPHLVRLLVGPAHEKLLPFSAIFGVIFLLVCDLLGRWIIAPNELKAGIITSFIGGCYFIGLIIRFQRKGRLA
- a CDS encoding ABC transporter ATP-binding protein gives rise to the protein MKPLLTVSNLSYQVGAKTLLKDISFSMSAGELVGVIGPNGAGKSTLMKCISGFQAYSQGEIIIDGELLSSLSHIDRALSMSYLPQYSEAAFPFSVMETIGLGFHAKQQKTLISKAVIEEQSQAALERVGIGHLHHRTVTDLSGGEKQLVHFARLLVQGTPLMLLDEPTASLDIGHESQLMNVLHQECKNGKSALVAIHNLNTAAEFCDRLILINNGEVMAEGKPNEVLSEENIRSLYQDLVMVSHHAVTGNTIVSPYKK
- a CDS encoding L-serine ammonia-lyase, which codes for MLSIFDIYKIGVGPSSSHTNGPMIAGYNFTQLIQPHLDQVARVQVDLYGSLSLTGIGHHTDRATILGLLGNRPDTIKITSANLAMKKAIEDKVLHIAGAHEITFDYETDMLFHKTNLPLHENGMTISIFDAAGQQLAIETYYSVGGGFIATADELTNGKSATGVEVEFPFKSADEMLEKAEKQGLSLGSFILRNEVSFQPMEAIDAKADQIWKVMSLCMERGFQTEGILDGGLNVVRRAPALLKKLEANASIESDPMEIMDWINLFAFAVSEENAAGGQVVTSPTNGAAGVIPGVLMYYHRFIKELDTKQLKDFLAVSGAIGILYKTNASISGAEVGCQGEVGVSSSMAAAGLTALRGGSNEQICMAAEIAMEHSLGMTCDPIGGLVQVPCIERNAMGSMKAINASRMALKRTSKCLISLDKVIDTMYQTGKDMNRKYRETSLGGLALIHMAPPCE
- the nfsA gene encoding oxygen-insensitive NADPH nitroreductase; this translates as MNPVINTILDHRSIRVFTNDPISKVQLDTIISAGIAASSSSLLQVNSIIRITDMEKRKALVELSGGQPYVEGAAEFLVFCIDFQRHHEMNPDVKAEYTELTLIGAVDAGIMAQNCLLAAESMGLGGVYIGGLRTHAQEVDDLLELPQHTAVLFGMCLGHPDQTPQQKPLLSPEVIVHENTYKPLDKNKIHEYDETMLQYYATRNSNQKQSSWSEQITSKLSQESRPHIKGYLNNKGLAIK
- a CDS encoding TMEM165/GDT1 family protein, which encodes MSVLAISITTVALAEIGDKTQLLSLLLASRYRKPIPIIAAIFFATLLNHTLAAYLGVVVADYLTPETLKWALIISFVIMAGWVLIPDKLDDDEKISNRGPFVASFIAFFIAEIGDKTQIATSILGAQNADALSWVILGTTIGMLLANVPVVLIGKFSADKLPLTLIHRVTAVIFLGLAVGTFFGM
- a CDS encoding LysR family transcriptional regulator, coding for MDLIQLSRINFKQLTALHVMLSTHSVTQSAEILYMSPSSVSKTLSQLRSLLGDELFYRDGTQLIPTAFALKVGPTVHLILNNMNGLLNQSSFEPKAFTGKFSLSMRESTLEIFAPIISDILSNQAPHAHIDIHSKEQLGFDALLSGQVDAIILPHDKSQPPTNEKQLVWETVIDDEMVCLMKSNHPLATKPLTVENYLTYKHIGIFDKELNQPYFEQLLTQQHQPRNMAMSVADFGSAAAMCHHSDFLFTCSKKWFEVAKKAQDLIEKPLPFGYGQVVYSVVYNKLSLNDQALNWLLNRIKN